A region from the Chthoniobacterales bacterium genome encodes:
- a CDS encoding endonuclease/exonuclease/phosphatase family protein — protein sequence MSVLQTNSLRVMTYNVHGCVGMDLRRSEKRVAEVIASFQPDIVGLQELDLGRKRSGGVDQAGLIALELGFDRIFHPALIRNEEHYGDAILSRWPMTRRLVGELPSQKAFPFPETRGALWVEIQTPFGRVHVINTHFGIGTGERIEQAEALIGAEWIGAVPEEEPLIVLGDFNSLPSSRPYRILTSILRDASRVHGRRKRPTFPTFLPMLPLDHIFVNMSCRVHGVAVGVGRAARLASDHYPLFALIDLHCHTSETLVRHDLSA from the coding sequence GTGAGTGTTCTCCAAACCAACAGTCTGCGGGTGATGACTTACAACGTCCACGGCTGTGTCGGAATGGATCTGCGCCGGTCGGAAAAGCGGGTCGCTGAAGTCATTGCGAGTTTTCAGCCGGACATCGTTGGACTGCAAGAACTCGACCTCGGGCGCAAGCGTTCTGGGGGTGTTGACCAAGCAGGCCTGATTGCATTGGAACTCGGATTTGACAGGATTTTTCATCCTGCCTTGATTCGCAACGAGGAGCATTATGGCGACGCGATCCTAAGCCGCTGGCCCATGACGCGGCGGCTCGTGGGAGAATTGCCATCGCAGAAGGCGTTCCCATTTCCCGAGACTCGCGGTGCACTTTGGGTGGAAATCCAAACGCCGTTCGGCCGCGTCCACGTTATCAACACTCACTTCGGAATCGGGACCGGCGAGCGCATCGAGCAAGCTGAAGCCCTAATCGGTGCGGAATGGATTGGCGCGGTTCCAGAGGAAGAACCGCTTATCGTTCTCGGAGACTTCAATTCGCTGCCGAGCTCTCGGCCATATCGCATTCTCACCTCCATCTTGCGCGATGCCAGCCGCGTGCATGGCAGACGGAAGCGACCCACTTTCCCGACGTTTCTGCCTATGCTCCCGCTCGACCACATCTTTGTAAATATGTCTTGCCGCGTGCATGGAGTGGCCGTGGGAGTGGGCCGTGCCGCGCGATTGGCGTCCGATCATTACCCTCTTTTTGCACTGATCGATCTACATTGCCATACAAGCGAAACTCTGGTGCGCCACGATCTTTCTGCGTAG
- a CDS encoding phospholipase D-like domain-containing protein, translated as MHPRLRWTKTRWLYIPLGLWVGALLAILLGFAAYSILFVRRQIVEYHMGHQFSVHDPAFIGSVHALADPLPVDGNKIDLLQNGGQIFPAMLAAIRSAKKSINFEAFLFESSSIGTQFREALCERARAGVQVRVLLDGVGSGSSLKSQDVDAFREGGCQFAYYHPTHTWRFDQLNRRSHRRVLVVDGKVGFTGGVGFADRWQGHADQPEHWRDVQARLEGPIVTRLQSAFQKHWIKSGGDIIAGPDDYPLLPPAGNLKAQVIATESFSFAPLAFVQAVAFSSAEKSIFITNSYCAPSNAEVALLCDAVKRGVTVRLLLPGTHNDQPLTKAAGRAAYGKLLQGGVQIFEYEPAMIHTKTMVIDGMFSIFGTSNFDARSAQLNEEIDVTVYDAAFAQQMENIFVGDLRFSKPYRLDDFNRRGLWERFGEWIVLPFHSQM; from the coding sequence ATGCACCCCCGACTCCGCTGGACGAAAACACGCTGGCTCTACATCCCACTCGGACTCTGGGTGGGCGCTCTGCTGGCGATCCTGCTGGGATTTGCCGCCTATAGTATTCTGTTTGTTCGACGGCAGATTGTAGAATATCACATGGGGCATCAGTTTTCGGTCCACGACCCCGCTTTCATCGGCTCAGTCCATGCGCTGGCTGATCCCCTGCCCGTCGATGGAAATAAAATCGACCTGCTGCAAAATGGCGGCCAGATTTTCCCAGCGATGCTGGCGGCAATTCGTTCGGCAAAAAAAAGCATCAACTTCGAGGCCTTTCTTTTTGAGTCGAGTTCCATTGGAACACAGTTTCGTGAGGCGCTCTGCGAGCGAGCCCGCGCTGGCGTGCAAGTCCGTGTTTTATTGGACGGAGTCGGCTCCGGCAGCTCACTCAAGAGTCAGGATGTCGATGCATTTCGCGAAGGCGGCTGCCAATTCGCCTACTACCATCCGACTCACACCTGGCGATTCGATCAACTCAACCGCCGCAGTCACCGCCGTGTGCTGGTGGTGGATGGCAAAGTAGGATTCACCGGCGGCGTGGGTTTCGCCGATCGCTGGCAGGGACACGCAGACCAGCCGGAGCATTGGCGGGATGTGCAGGCTCGTTTGGAAGGACCTATTGTAACTCGCCTGCAAAGCGCTTTTCAAAAACATTGGATCAAATCAGGTGGCGATATCATTGCGGGTCCTGATGACTATCCGCTGCTGCCTCCTGCCGGGAATCTCAAGGCGCAGGTCATCGCAACTGAGTCTTTTTCATTTGCACCTCTCGCTTTTGTGCAGGCAGTGGCGTTCTCGTCGGCCGAAAAATCCATCTTCATTACGAACTCCTATTGTGCACCTAGTAATGCGGAAGTTGCCCTGCTCTGCGATGCAGTTAAGCGTGGAGTTACAGTTCGGCTTTTACTTCCCGGCACGCACAACGATCAGCCACTGACGAAGGCTGCAGGACGAGCGGCTTACGGCAAATTGTTGCAAGGCGGCGTGCAGATTTTCGAGTATGAACCCGCTATGATTCACACCAAAACAATGGTCATCGACGGGATGTTTTCCATTTTTGGAACTTCCAATTTCGATGCACGCTCCGCGCAATTAAATGAGGAAATCGATGTCACCGTTTATGACGCGGCATTCGCTCAACAAATGGAAAATATCTTTGTGGGTGATCTGCGATTCTCAAAACCATATCGGTTGGATGATTTTAATCGACGGGGGCTTTGGGAGCGATTCGGCGAATGGATCGTGTTGCCGTTCCACTCGCAAATGTAG
- the treS gene encoding maltose alpha-D-glucosyltransferase, with amino-acid sequence MSNPLWFKEAVVYELHIKTFQDGNGDGIGDFPGLLSRLDYLQELGVTAIWVLPFYPSPLRDDGYDIADYYSVNPSYGTLEDFQTFLQEAHARGLRVITELVLNHTSDQNVWFQHSRRAPAGSPEREFYVWSDTPDRYAEARIIFKDFEASNWTWDAVAKSYFWHRFYSHQPDLNFDNPAVHEELFRVIDFWLAMGVDGLRLDAVPYLYEREGTNCENLPETHAFLQKLRAHIDAKFEDRMLLAEANQWPEDAAKYFGQGDECQMEFHFPLMPRMFMSIQMEDRFPIIDIMEQTPAIPESCQWAIFLRNHDELTLEMVTDEERDYMYRVYALDARARINLGIRRRLAPLLGNNRRKIELINSLLLSLPGTPILYYGDEIGMGDNFYLGDRNGVRTPMQWSADRNAGFSSANPQQLYLPVVIDPGYHYESVNVENQLTNPSSLLWWMRRLLRVRQQSPAFSSGSLEFLHPDNAAVLAYIRRLGDDTILCLANLSRFSQAIELDLAAFAGCVPYEMFGNTAFPTIKETPMVFTLAPHGFYWLSLKNPVEKALQTPDWIPPLLTGLPAWNSTLQTRLEKNILAAWMPTCRWFGGKGRVIRDLHVIHNIQLDAGTETVHVLAIEVTYADGNPDTWLLPLAIATAEIAAQLASLPVLAKWESGAVLCDALWLPSFRSELLNIILQGGKHGLGSTQLIGLPGGNMTTSPGTLPSRLLGGEQSNTTIVYGDQWFLKFLRQFENGSHPDLEVTRYLTTDAGFTHSAPYAGALVLRSGRNQHGLIALLVEYTRNQGDGWAYALEAAGRFFERVLAASGPNVGPAEMVGAIFPERMQQLGQRTAELHIALANRTDLPDFAPEEFSTLWQRSLYQALRGSTGRLLRQLRRQMSILPDELQFRAARLLQDHSTILKAYAPLMDHRIKAVKTRVHGDYHLGQVLNTGKDFVIIDFGGEPRKTLGERNLKRSPLVDVAGMLRSFDYAACVTLRQEHEVDQSTLAPWAELWVKTISESFLTGYFAAARPAGLIPESEADTALLLRIFLLDKAIYEVGYELSYRPSFVEIPLRAVEALLAEAAGQTTATP; translated from the coding sequence ATGAGTAATCCGTTGTGGTTTAAGGAAGCCGTTGTTTACGAGCTGCATATTAAGACTTTTCAGGACGGCAACGGCGATGGAATCGGGGATTTCCCAGGGCTGCTATCGCGGCTGGATTATTTGCAGGAACTCGGGGTCACAGCCATCTGGGTGCTGCCTTTCTATCCCTCACCTTTGCGGGACGACGGCTACGATATTGCGGACTATTATTCGGTGAATCCGAGTTACGGAACACTGGAGGACTTCCAGACTTTTCTACAGGAAGCCCATGCGCGTGGCCTGCGAGTCATCACCGAGCTCGTGTTGAATCATACCTCGGATCAGAACGTCTGGTTTCAACATTCCCGACGTGCTCCGGCGGGTTCACCTGAGCGGGAATTTTATGTCTGGAGCGACACCCCGGACCGATATGCCGAGGCGCGTATTATTTTCAAAGACTTTGAAGCCTCCAACTGGACATGGGATGCTGTCGCCAAATCCTATTTCTGGCATCGGTTTTACTCGCATCAGCCCGACCTGAATTTCGACAACCCAGCCGTGCATGAGGAACTCTTTCGCGTGATCGATTTCTGGCTCGCGATGGGGGTCGATGGCTTGAGGCTCGATGCCGTGCCTTACCTTTACGAACGCGAGGGAACCAATTGCGAAAATCTCCCGGAGACCCATGCTTTCCTACAAAAATTGCGTGCACACATCGACGCTAAATTTGAGGACCGAATGCTGCTCGCGGAAGCCAATCAGTGGCCGGAAGACGCGGCGAAATATTTTGGTCAGGGCGACGAGTGCCAGATGGAATTTCACTTCCCGCTGATGCCGCGAATGTTCATGTCGATACAGATGGAGGACCGCTTTCCAATCATCGACATTATGGAACAGACACCAGCGATTCCAGAATCCTGTCAGTGGGCTATTTTTCTTCGCAACCACGATGAGTTGACCTTGGAAATGGTCACCGATGAGGAACGCGATTACATGTATCGCGTCTATGCACTCGATGCGCGCGCTCGAATAAATTTGGGAATTCGCCGCAGACTGGCTCCACTGCTCGGAAACAATCGACGTAAGATCGAGCTCATCAATTCACTCCTGCTTTCGCTTCCCGGAACGCCCATACTTTACTACGGAGACGAGATCGGAATGGGCGACAATTTTTATCTCGGCGACCGCAATGGCGTGCGCACTCCCATGCAATGGAGCGCAGATCGGAACGCCGGATTTTCCTCGGCCAATCCGCAGCAGCTCTATCTGCCAGTCGTCATCGATCCGGGCTATCACTATGAATCGGTCAATGTCGAAAACCAACTGACCAATCCCTCCTCGCTCCTGTGGTGGATGCGGCGCCTTTTGCGAGTTAGGCAGCAATCACCGGCGTTCTCCAGCGGCTCCTTGGAGTTTCTTCATCCGGATAACGCGGCTGTTCTCGCTTACATCCGCCGTTTGGGAGATGACACAATTTTGTGTTTGGCAAATCTCTCCCGGTTTTCGCAAGCCATCGAATTGGATCTCGCGGCCTTTGCCGGTTGTGTGCCGTATGAGATGTTTGGTAACACAGCTTTTCCGACGATCAAGGAAACGCCCATGGTGTTCACGCTGGCTCCTCACGGGTTCTATTGGCTGTCGTTGAAAAATCCGGTGGAGAAAGCCTTGCAAACACCGGATTGGATTCCTCCTCTTCTCACTGGTTTGCCCGCTTGGAACAGCACACTGCAAACTCGTCTGGAGAAAAACATTCTGGCTGCCTGGATGCCAACCTGTCGCTGGTTTGGTGGCAAGGGTCGTGTGATTCGCGACTTGCACGTTATTCACAACATCCAGCTCGATGCCGGCACCGAGACTGTCCATGTGCTCGCCATCGAAGTGACTTACGCCGACGGAAATCCGGACACCTGGTTGTTGCCGCTGGCTATTGCCACAGCAGAGATAGCGGCCCAACTCGCCTCGCTTCCGGTGCTCGCCAAATGGGAATCCGGGGCTGTTCTTTGCGATGCACTCTGGCTTCCTTCGTTCCGTTCGGAATTGCTGAATATCATTCTGCAAGGTGGCAAACATGGTCTTGGCTCAACGCAACTGATTGGATTGCCGGGTGGAAATATGACCACGTCTCCGGGGACGCTACCCAGTCGTCTGCTAGGCGGGGAGCAATCCAACACCACGATTGTTTACGGAGATCAATGGTTCCTCAAATTCCTTCGCCAATTCGAAAACGGCTCACATCCCGATCTGGAAGTGACTCGTTATTTAACTACCGACGCGGGCTTCACTCATTCCGCGCCCTACGCCGGTGCATTGGTACTCCGGTCCGGTCGGAATCAACACGGGCTCATTGCGCTACTTGTCGAATACACTCGCAATCAGGGCGACGGCTGGGCCTACGCCTTGGAAGCAGCGGGCCGGTTTTTCGAGCGCGTCCTGGCCGCGTCCGGTCCTAATGTGGGCCCTGCAGAAATGGTGGGTGCCATTTTCCCTGAACGCATGCAACAGCTCGGCCAGCGCACAGCCGAGTTGCATATCGCTCTCGCGAATCGCACCGATTTGCCCGACTTTGCTCCCGAGGAATTCAGCACCCTGTGGCAGCGGTCGCTCTATCAGGCGCTGCGTGGATCGACCGGGCGTTTGCTGCGTCAACTTCGTCGGCAAATGTCCATTCTTCCAGACGAACTGCAATTTCGCGCCGCACGGCTGCTGCAAGATCATTCCACCATTCTCAAAGCATATGCTCCTCTCATGGATCATCGAATCAAAGCCGTCAAAACTCGTGTTCATGGAGACTACCATTTGGGTCAGGTCCTAAACACCGGAAAGGATTTTGTGATCATCGATTTTGGCGGTGAGCCGCGCAAAACTCTGGGTGAGCGCAACCTGAAACGCTCGCCTCTGGTGGATGTGGCTGGAATGCTGCGGTCCTTCGATTATGCCGCCTGCGTTACGCTTCGGCAGGAACACGAGGTGGATCAATCGACTCTCGCGCCATGGGCAGAACTCTGGGTGAAGACGATCAGCGAATCATTTCTGACCGGGTATTTTGCCGCTGCCCGGCCTGCTGGATTAATTCCGGAGAGCGAGGCAGACACTGCGCTGCTGCTGCGAATTTTCCTGCTGGATAAGGCGATCTACGAGGTTGGATACGAACTCAGTTACCGTCCATCCTTTGTGGAAATTCCTCTGCGCGCCGTGGAGGCTTTGCTAGCCGAGGCAGCCGGTCAAACGACAGCTACTCCGTAA
- a CDS encoding CBS domain-containing protein, with protein MEKKNTEGDTTKKLGDVVIEKAGILTPDHTTEEAAHKMRAMETDVLPVTEDRRLVGMMSGQYADREVAKRGHDPKMIRVGEQMSRDVIFCYEHQDRTEADRIMKEKNLRYLPVVDNEMRIVGMITRDDIVTE; from the coding sequence ATGGAAAAGAAAAATACTGAAGGAGATACCACTAAAAAATTAGGTGACGTGGTCATAGAAAAGGCAGGCATTCTTACGCCAGACCACACCACCGAAGAAGCGGCGCACAAGATGCGTGCCATGGAAACCGATGTGCTTCCCGTAACGGAAGATCGCCGGTTGGTGGGCATGATGAGTGGCCAATATGCCGACCGCGAGGTGGCCAAACGTGGTCACGATCCCAAGATGATTCGGGTTGGTGAGCAAATGTCGCGCGATGTCATTTTTTGCTACGAACATCAGGATCGCACCGAGGCGGATCGGATCATGAAGGAAAAAAATCTCCGCTATCTTCCTGTCGTGGACAATGAAATGCGGATCGTGGGCATGATCACGCGCGATGATATTGTTACGGAGTAG
- a CDS encoding DUF2934 domain-containing protein: MPSKNQDMDIPSPQFAREQDKEPSIDITDMLEDKIPVPKSDLTVTDKEIAALAMEIYQEEGCPEGRSNEHWHLAEQRCVPEIVSIGLDSHCHPSRNKQRL, from the coding sequence ATGCCTTCCAAGAATCAGGATATGGACATTCCGTCGCCGCAATTTGCTCGCGAGCAGGACAAGGAGCCGTCAATCGACATCACCGATATGCTGGAAGATAAAATCCCCGTTCCAAAATCCGACTTGACGGTAACCGATAAAGAAATAGCCGCGCTGGCCATGGAGATTTACCAAGAAGAAGGGTGTCCTGAAGGTCGCTCCAACGAGCACTGGCACCTCGCCGAACAGCGGTGCGTGCCAGAGATAGTGAGCATCGGATTGGACAGCCACTGCCATCCCAGCCGGAATAAGCAGCGTCTTTAA
- a CDS encoding NADP-dependent isocitrate dehydrogenase: MSQLPTIIYTKTDEAPALATYSFLPIVQAFTKHAGISVETRDISLAGRIIAAFSDQLTEVQKTSDALAELGALTLRPDANIIKLPNISASVPQLKEAIAELQSKGYALPDYPADPKTDAEKDARARYDKIKGSAVNPVLREGNSDRRAPKAVKEYARKNPHSMGAWSADSKTKVATMGRSDFFSNEKSVTVPAATEVKIEFIGADGQTAVLKEKTPLQAGEILDATVMSKKALVAFLEEQIAEAKNRGVLFSVHLKATMMKVSDPIMFGHVVKVFFKDLIAKHSAVLSELKVDFNNGFGDLVAKIQKLPAEKKAEIEADIQAAYANGPALAMVNSDKGITNLHVPSDVIVDASMPAMIRTSGKMWNAAGKAQDTLAVIPDSSYAGVYQTTIEFCKKHGAFDPKTMGTVPNVGLMAQAAEEYGSHNKTFEIPTNGSVRVTDASGQILFEHAVEAGDIWRACQAKDAPIQDWVKLAVNRARATGTPTVFWLDENRAHDAQIIAKVKTYLGDHDTNGLDIRILAPAAATQYTLERLKAGQDTISVTGNVLRDYLTDLFPILELGTSAKMLSIVPLMNGGGLFETGAGGSAPKHVQQFVEENYLRWDSLGEFLALAVSLEHLSEIFKNPKAKVLADTLDAATGLFLENDKSPSRKVGGIDNRGSHFYLALYWVQALAAQEKDAELKAIFTPLAEKLTAAESTIVDELIGVQGQPVDIGGYYQLDDIKATIALRPSTTFNDLLATV; encoded by the coding sequence ATGTCCCAGCTTCCAACCATCATTTACACCAAGACCGACGAGGCACCGGCGCTCGCCACTTATTCTTTTCTGCCCATCGTCCAGGCATTTACCAAGCACGCCGGAATCTCCGTGGAAACGCGGGACATCTCACTGGCGGGACGCATCATTGCCGCCTTTTCGGATCAGCTAACCGAGGTGCAAAAGACCAGCGATGCCCTGGCCGAACTTGGAGCCCTGACGCTTCGTCCTGACGCCAATATTATCAAACTCCCGAACATCAGCGCCTCCGTGCCGCAGTTAAAAGAGGCCATTGCTGAACTCCAGTCCAAGGGTTATGCGCTGCCAGATTATCCAGCCGATCCAAAGACGGATGCCGAAAAAGACGCGCGTGCCCGCTACGATAAAATCAAGGGCAGCGCGGTAAACCCAGTTTTGCGCGAGGGAAATTCCGACCGGCGAGCCCCAAAAGCGGTAAAGGAATATGCCCGCAAAAACCCGCATTCCATGGGTGCGTGGTCAGCGGATTCCAAGACAAAAGTCGCCACGATGGGTAGAAGCGATTTCTTCTCCAATGAAAAATCCGTCACCGTTCCTGCGGCCACGGAAGTGAAGATCGAATTCATCGGAGCCGATGGACAGACCGCAGTATTGAAAGAGAAGACGCCGCTACAGGCAGGCGAAATCCTGGACGCAACGGTGATGAGCAAAAAAGCGCTCGTTGCATTTTTAGAGGAACAAATTGCCGAGGCAAAAAATCGAGGCGTCCTCTTTTCCGTGCATCTGAAAGCGACCATGATGAAGGTTTCAGATCCGATTATGTTCGGCCATGTGGTGAAGGTTTTCTTCAAGGATCTCATCGCCAAACACAGCGCTGTGTTGAGCGAACTCAAAGTGGACTTCAATAATGGTTTCGGTGATCTCGTTGCCAAAATCCAGAAGCTTCCGGCTGAGAAAAAAGCGGAGATCGAAGCGGACATTCAGGCGGCTTATGCGAATGGGCCTGCTCTCGCGATGGTGAACTCCGACAAGGGAATCACCAACCTGCACGTGCCGAGCGATGTCATTGTCGATGCCTCCATGCCAGCCATGATCCGCACCTCGGGCAAAATGTGGAATGCGGCTGGGAAGGCGCAGGATACGCTCGCAGTGATTCCCGACAGCAGTTACGCGGGTGTCTATCAGACGACCATCGAGTTTTGCAAAAAGCACGGCGCATTTGATCCCAAGACAATGGGCACGGTGCCAAATGTAGGACTCATGGCCCAGGCCGCCGAGGAGTATGGCTCGCACAATAAGACCTTCGAGATTCCGACGAACGGCAGCGTTCGCGTGACGGATGCGAGCGGTCAGATTCTCTTCGAGCACGCTGTGGAAGCTGGCGACATCTGGCGCGCCTGCCAGGCCAAGGATGCCCCGATCCAAGACTGGGTAAAACTGGCCGTCAATCGCGCCCGCGCCACCGGGACTCCGACAGTTTTCTGGTTGGATGAAAACCGCGCCCATGATGCGCAAATCATCGCCAAGGTGAAAACCTATCTCGGTGATCACGACACCAACGGGTTGGATATCCGCATCCTCGCTCCCGCTGCTGCCACGCAATACACTCTGGAGCGTCTGAAGGCGGGTCAGGACACGATCTCGGTCACAGGAAATGTCCTGCGCGATTACTTGACCGACCTGTTCCCGATTCTCGAACTCGGCACTAGCGCAAAGATGCTTTCGATTGTCCCGCTAATGAATGGCGGCGGACTTTTTGAAACCGGAGCTGGTGGTTCAGCTCCAAAGCATGTGCAGCAATTTGTTGAGGAAAATTATCTTCGCTGGGATTCGCTCGGTGAATTTTTGGCCCTGGCCGTTTCGCTGGAACACCTCAGCGAAATTTTCAAAAATCCCAAAGCCAAAGTGCTGGCCGACACATTGGATGCGGCCACTGGATTATTTTTGGAGAACGACAAATCTCCCTCTCGAAAAGTGGGCGGCATCGATAACCGTGGAAGTCATTTCTATCTCGCTTTGTATTGGGTGCAGGCTTTGGCGGCACAGGAAAAAGATGCCGAACTTAAAGCGATCTTCACTCCCCTGGCCGAAAAATTAACCGCCGCAGAATCTACAATCGTCGATGAACTAATTGGAGTTCAAGGTCAGCCAGTGGACATAGGCGGATACTATCAATTGGATGACATCAAAGCCACGATTGCACTTCGTCCGAGCACGACGTTTAACGATCTTCTGGCGACTGTTTAA
- a CDS encoding redox-sensing transcriptional repressor Rex, translating into MLKMEIPRKAIYRLSLYYRSLQRLKHNGVATVSSATLAKAAGVKPTQLRKDLTYIGQFGTRGLGYAVDDMCERLSAAIGRTGFQPVILVGVGHLGSALARYEGFAKEGFEIVAAFDADAGKRQAISGADASLKVRSTAGMKDFIRKKAIKMAILSVPVVVAQEVTNELVDAGIQAILNFCPTVLQVPPLVFVNNVDLAIELENLSYFIR; encoded by the coding sequence ATGTTAAAAATGGAAATCCCGCGCAAGGCCATCTACCGGCTTTCGCTCTACTATCGCAGCCTGCAACGATTGAAGCACAATGGCGTCGCGACCGTTTCTTCAGCGACTCTGGCCAAGGCAGCCGGCGTGAAACCAACCCAACTCCGCAAGGACCTCACCTACATCGGCCAATTTGGCACACGCGGTCTCGGCTATGCGGTGGACGACATGTGCGAGCGGCTTAGCGCGGCGATCGGACGGACGGGTTTCCAACCGGTGATTCTGGTGGGCGTGGGACATCTCGGATCCGCTCTGGCTCGTTATGAGGGGTTTGCCAAGGAAGGTTTCGAGATCGTTGCAGCCTTCGATGCGGATGCCGGAAAACGCCAGGCCATCAGCGGTGCCGACGCCAGCCTGAAGGTTCGCTCCACTGCCGGAATGAAGGATTTCATCCGAAAAAAAGCGATCAAGATGGCGATTTTGTCGGTTCCCGTCGTCGTGGCTCAGGAGGTGACCAATGAACTCGTTGACGCAGGCATCCAGGCGATTCTGAATTTTTGCCCGACGGTTTTGCAGGTTCCGCCTTTGGTCTTTGTGAATAATGTTGATCTCGCGATTGAACTGGAGAACCTCAGTTATTTCATTCGCTAA
- the gspG gene encoding type II secretion system major pseudopilin GspG, which produces MHSPLHFTPTRITGRRSGFTLIEIILVLSIIAILMGAVIYNISGNLDDAKTITARTGIQSITTSLKRYEMSNLNAPSTEQGLEALVTMPSGQPKPRGWMQLLKELPMDPWGQPFQYRNPGVHNTTSYDVYSLGPDKKESADDIGNWSDPK; this is translated from the coding sequence ATGCACTCCCCGCTTCATTTCACTCCGACTCGAATCACCGGACGCCGCTCGGGCTTCACTTTGATCGAGATCATTCTCGTTCTCTCCATCATTGCCATCCTCATGGGTGCCGTCATTTACAACATTTCCGGCAACCTCGACGACGCAAAAACCATCACTGCCCGCACTGGCATTCAATCGATCACGACCAGCCTCAAACGCTACGAAATGTCGAACCTGAACGCGCCTTCAACCGAGCAGGGCCTGGAGGCACTGGTCACCATGCCGAGCGGCCAGCCCAAGCCCCGCGGCTGGATGCAACTCCTTAAGGAACTCCCGATGGACCCTTGGGGCCAGCCTTTCCAATATCGTAATCCCGGTGTCCACAACACCACCAGCTACGATGTCTATTCTCTAGGCCCCGATAAAAAGGAGAGCGCCGATGACATCGGCAATTGGAGTGATCCCAAGTAA
- a CDS encoding prepilin-type N-terminal cleavage/methylation domain-containing protein: MFGKRQRAFTLIEVALAMFIVVLVIGIGLPFATGMGRESQLREPASELKKFALTARRRAVTQQKTVEILLENNRYVLRDAVLEDSTSRAKIAPETDHAEIDSYTLPKNITYSVKRWDETQFAAKADARWRFLPTGLCEPITVHFVRDQDFLEFSFNPLTAQTEDESFLFQ; the protein is encoded by the coding sequence GTGTTTGGGAAACGCCAGCGGGCGTTCACGCTGATTGAGGTCGCGCTCGCGATGTTCATCGTCGTGCTGGTAATTGGAATCGGACTCCCCTTTGCCACGGGCATGGGACGCGAAAGCCAGTTGCGCGAACCAGCCAGTGAATTGAAAAAGTTCGCGCTCACCGCCCGCCGCCGCGCGGTCACGCAACAGAAAACGGTGGAGATTTTGCTGGAAAATAACCGCTACGTCCTGCGCGATGCCGTTCTAGAGGACTCCACCAGCCGTGCGAAGATTGCGCCCGAAACGGACCACGCAGAGATCGATTCCTACACCTTGCCGAAAAATATCACTTATTCCGTCAAGCGCTGGGACGAGACCCAATTTGCCGCCAAGGCCGACGCGCGCTGGCGCTTTCTGCCGACTGGTTTGTGCGAACCGATCACCGTGCACTTCGTGCGCGATCAGGATTTTCTCGAGTTCAGTTTCAATCCGCTCACCGCTCAAACTGAGGACGAAAGTTTCCTCTTCCAGTGA